In Primulina huaijiensis isolate GDHJ02 chromosome 16, ASM1229523v2, whole genome shotgun sequence, a single genomic region encodes these proteins:
- the LOC140961933 gene encoding galactan beta-1,4-galactosyltransferase GALS1-like: MRKDGTPPSATSYPIGKLFLCFETKPLLATFLALTLVLLLLNLQPYYENLLSPPARCSVTQPSMPIRSTATVPLGNKKLMRAPADPNKRTFQAYGNAAALFVQMGAYRGGSRTFSVVGLASKPIHVYGRPWYKCEWIPDNGNVSVRAKAFKILPDWGYGRVYTVVVVNCTFESNPNADNTGGKLMLYAYYTSSPRRYEKFTALEEAPGAYDESKYQPPYKYEYLYCGSSLYGNLSAPRVREWMAYHAWLFGASSHFVFHDAGGVSAEVRAVLEPWIRAGRVTLQDIRAQAEYDGYYYNQFLVVNDCLHRYRYAANWTFYFDVDEYIYLPNGNTLESVMQELSNTTQFTIEQNAMSSVLCLNDSSTQADYSRQWGFEKLVFRDSRTRMRRDRKYAVQAKNAFAAGVHMSANVVGATRHNVEAKIRYYHYHNSITVHEELCRNILPITAQSTTTWVEKIPYVYDDKMRSLVPVIKEFERNTIGGGLTSSQSLPRSHS, encoded by the exons ATGAGGAAAGACGGAACACCGCCTTCCGCCACATCTTATCCCATCGGAAAACtcttcctgtgcttcgagaCCAAGCCCCTTCTCGCCACATTCCTAGCTCTCACACTTGTCTTGCTCCTTCTCAACCTTCAGCCTTACTACGAGAATCTACTCTCCCCGCCTGCTCGATGCTCCGTTACCCAGCCTTCGATGCCTATCAGGTCCACTGCTACTGTTCCTCTGGGGAACAAGAAGCTGATGAGGGCCCCCGCCGATCCCAACAAGCGTACGTTTCAAGCCTATGGAAACGCGGCGGCTCTCTTTGTTCAGATGGGTGCATACCGCGGCGGATCCCGCACATTTTCGGTGGTGGGTCTGGCTTCGAAACCTATCCATGTCTACGGTCGGCCGTGGTACAAGTGTGAGTGGATCCCTGACAATGGAAACGTTTCCGTCAGGGCCAAGGCTTTCAAGATTCTCCCCGACTGGGGATACGGCCGCGTGTACACCGTCGTTGTAGTGAACTGCACCTTCGAGTCCAACCCCAACGCCGACAACACCGGAGGGAAGCTGATGCTCTACGCTTACTACACCAGCTCCCCCCGTAGATACGAGAAGTTCACGGCCTTGGAAGAAGCTCCGGGAGCTTACGACGAGTCCAAGTACCAACCGCCATACAAGTACGAATACCTTTACTGCGGTTCATCCTTGTACGGGAACCTGAGCGCGCCCAGAGTCAGGGAGTGGATGGCTTATCACGCTTGGCTCTTCGGGGCCAGCTCGCACTTCGTATTCCACGACGCCGGCGGAGTGTCGGCGGAGGTCAGGGCGGTACTGGAGCCATGGATCCGAGCTGGGAGGGTGACACTGCAGGATATCAGGGCACAAGCCGAATACGATGGGTACTATTACAACCAGTTCTTGGTGGTGAACGATTGCCTCCACCGGTACCGATACGCCGCCAATTGGACATTCTATTTCGACGTCGATGAGTATATTTATCTTCCCAACGGCAACACATTGGAATCTGTGATGCAAGAATTATCAAACACCACCCAGTTCACCATCGAGCAAAACGCCATGTCCAGTGTCCTCTGCTTGAATGATTCCTCCACTCAAGCAGATTACTCCAG GCAATGGGGTTTTGAGAAGCTGGTGTTCAGAGACTCCCGGACCAGAATGAGACGTGATCGCAAGTACGCGGTACAAGCCAAGAACGCTTTCGCCGCGGGTGTGCACATGTCCGCGAACGTGGTCGGCGCTACACGACACAACGTGGAGGCCAAAATAAGATACTATCACTACCACAACTCGATCACCGTGCATGAGGAACTATGCCGGAATATCCTCCCCATCACAGCCCAGAGCACGACAACTTGGGTCGAGAAGATCCcgtatgtatatgatgataaaaTGAGATCGCTTGTTCCTGTAATCAAAGAATTCGAGAGAAACACCATTGGAGGAGGTCTTACTTCTTCCCAATCACTCCCACGTTCCCATTCTTGA
- the LOC140961026 gene encoding uncharacterized protein — translation MRIIDSIYSLCRNFVWTSKHPPIAWASLCKPIESGGLGLKNLKAWNKALLAKTLWNIHMKKDCLWIKWVNHVYNHSPNVWCWEWKSEQSPLIKQIIAIRDEILHAHGSVQAAVTALAHWFGSMKGLSKAYNFFVGSWNGWPWKPLISKSCILPKHKFVLWLVAHRKLLTRDRLPYLSDKSCALCRLKDESVNHLFFECPTSKTIWSNVRSWLGMRKIMSSPSAVLTAFRGVYRGSSFLNKMRCVALAATVYHIWSIRNRLIFDNEAPNIQGVILKIKVQVFRSVPCAAEVIDFSN, via the coding sequence ATGCGCATAATTGATAGCATTTACTCGTTATGTCGAAATTTTGTCTGGACGTCCAAGCATCCTCCAATTGCTTGGGCGTCATTATGCAAACCGATTGAATCAGGAGGTTTGggtcttaaaaatttaaaagcttGGAATAAAGCTCTTCTAGCAAAAACTCTTTGGAATATTCACATGAAAAAGGATTGTCTGTGGATAAAATGGGTTAATCATGTCTACAACCATTCACCAAATGTGTGGTGCTGGGAATGGAAATCAGAGCAATCACCACTTATTAAGCAGATTATTGCTATACGAGATGAGATTCTACATGCTCATGGATCTGTTCAAGCGGCGGTCACAGCACTAGCTCATTGGTTTGGCTCCATGAAAGGCTTATCTAAagcttataatttttttgttggcAGTTGGAATGGATGGCCTTGGAAACCTCTAATCTCCAAGAGCTGCATTCTTCCGAAGCACAAATTTGTGTTGTGGCTTGTAGCACATAGAAAATTACTCACTCGAGATAGATTGCCTTACCTTTCAGACAAGTCATGTGCTCTATGCCGGCTTAAAGATGAATCTGTTAATCACCTCTTCTTCGAATGTCCAACTTCAAAAACAATATGGAGTAATGTTCGTTCATGGCTTGGAATGCGTAAGATCATGTCTTCACCGTCGGCTGTCTTGACTGCGTTTCGAGGAGTCTACCGTGGAAGCTCATTTCTGAATAAAATGCGTTGTGTTGCTCTCGCAGCAACAGTGTATCACATCTGGAGCATCCGAAACAGACTGATTTTTGACAATGAAGCGCCAAATATTCAGGGAGTTATATTGAAGATCAAAGTTCAGGTGTTTAGAAGCGTCCCGTGTGCTGCAGAAGTTATTGATTTTTccaattaa